In one window of Mobiluncus massiliensis DNA:
- a CDS encoding GNAT family N-acetyltransferase — protein MTVNIRPPEVQDAAGMGVAHARMWLANYGEFIDDKYRSRFDEPTLVGQWHNLLTSDPAGRRIAVAVEHGRVVGIAMTVQTVRNEHVAPPAREREVSMHYLMPEYQGQGLGRRLLEYVVGPQEPAQLWLPSGYPGEKRAHRFYRRAGFLSDGAMTGREVNYGLALNRMVR, from the coding sequence ATGACTGTCAACATTCGCCCGCCTGAGGTTCAGGATGCCGCCGGCATGGGGGTGGCTCACGCCCGCATGTGGTTGGCTAACTACGGCGAATTTATCGACGATAAATACCGTTCCCGCTTTGACGAGCCGACCCTGGTCGGTCAATGGCACAACCTGTTGACCTCGGATCCGGCAGGACGCCGCATCGCAGTTGCGGTCGAGCACGGCCGGGTGGTCGGCATCGCCATGACGGTTCAGACGGTACGTAACGAGCATGTTGCCCCGCCCGCCCGGGAACGGGAAGTTTCCATGCACTACCTAATGCCTGAATATCAGGGCCAAGGCTTGGGGCGGCGCTTGTTGGAATACGTGGTCGGCCCGCAGGAGCCAGCCCAGCTGTGGCTGCCTTCGGGATATCCCGGGGAAAAGCGAGCCCACCGGTTTTACCGCCGCGCTGGGTTCCTCTCGGACGGAGCGATGACCGGTCGCGAGGTCAACTACGGACTGGCCTTGAACCGGATGGTGCGCTGA
- a CDS encoding FAD-binding and (Fe-S)-binding domain-containing protein produces the protein MVKYLQDPLNRAIYASDASNYRIVPDRIAQPENLDQLRDTILEALSAGVPLTMRGRGTSCSGNSIGPGLVIDTSHHCNRILSLDPSARQITVEPGVVLADIQKAGAPFGLRFGPDPSTWTRATVGGSIGNNACGPHAQAWGRVADNVISMDVIDGFGREFRAASGEGALDVVPGLQRLVDENLALIRTECGRFHRQVSGYSLEHLLPENGRDLAKFLVGSEGTLVSVLRATLRLVPVPTAPVLVVLGYPDMIAAAADVPLINDFSPLAVEGMDSRLVYTLAHKPGVGELPELPEGNAWLLVEMGSATADLETTLARAEDLAQAANTRATLVLPPSTQATKLWRIRADGAGLGGRTPLNPDGSGNDPAWPGWEDAAVPPQNLAAYLRDFTDLMREMNVDGMLYGHLGDGCLHVRLNLPLGAEAGQGRSREFLERAADLVGKHHGSLSGEHGDGRARSELLPRMYSPALIRLFKQVKALFDPRGLMNPGVLVDPDPLDANLRLAGARTIPALPGSGFTFPKDTDFTAAVHRCTGVGKCLAMDQVNGAWMCPSYLATGQEQDATRGRARVLQEVTNGTLIRDFRDPNLLRALDLCLACKACSAACPTGIDMAAYKSESLYRAYRRRLRPRSHYLLGRLPGWLRLARRIPGGAGLANSVFGVAWIRHLVFRMFGLDPRRQMAHFNPESFRAWARRRGGNAAEPEFGANGLVNADMRQTPEVARQVNVVSSTASEETRPTSEAKPWVAVWADSFSEGIAPDGAKAVVELLETAGYQVYIPPQACCGLTYVTTGQLDKARRNMRRLCQILGPLAVNGIPIVGVEPSCTATLRDDLERLLPDDPRAHAIAQATRTLAELLSDPDTAPNPDVWKLPDLRGVQVVAQPHCHHYSVLGWETDRKLLAATGAEVVELAGCCGMAGNFGMERGHIEVSKRIAEHALLPALREHPNAIFLADGFSCRTQAEQLAGSQGIHLARLLLGPSSRVEA, from the coding sequence ATGGTGAAATACCTCCAAGACCCCCTGAACCGGGCCATTTACGCCTCGGATGCCTCAAACTATCGCATTGTGCCCGACCGGATCGCCCAACCGGAGAACCTTGACCAGCTGCGCGACACGATTTTGGAAGCCCTGTCCGCCGGCGTGCCCCTGACGATGCGCGGCCGGGGAACCTCATGTTCCGGCAACTCTATCGGGCCTGGCCTGGTCATTGATACGTCTCACCACTGCAACCGGATTTTGTCCCTCGACCCTTCCGCGCGCCAGATTACGGTGGAGCCGGGGGTGGTGCTCGCCGATATTCAGAAGGCCGGGGCGCCTTTTGGTCTGCGATTTGGGCCTGATCCGTCCACCTGGACGCGGGCCACAGTTGGGGGTTCGATTGGCAACAATGCCTGTGGGCCGCACGCCCAAGCCTGGGGACGCGTGGCGGACAATGTCATTTCGATGGACGTTATCGATGGTTTTGGGCGGGAATTTCGCGCCGCTTCGGGCGAGGGCGCGCTGGATGTGGTGCCGGGTTTACAGCGTTTAGTTGACGAAAACCTGGCGTTGATTCGCACGGAATGCGGGCGTTTTCACCGGCAAGTTTCGGGCTATTCCCTGGAGCACCTGTTGCCGGAAAACGGGCGCGACCTGGCGAAATTCTTGGTGGGCAGCGAGGGGACCCTGGTCAGCGTGCTGCGCGCTACGCTCCGTTTGGTGCCGGTGCCGACCGCGCCGGTGCTGGTGGTGCTGGGATACCCTGACATGATTGCCGCTGCCGCCGATGTGCCGCTGATTAATGACTTTTCTCCCCTCGCGGTGGAGGGCATGGATTCGCGTCTGGTTTACACTTTGGCGCACAAGCCGGGGGTTGGAGAACTGCCCGAACTGCCGGAGGGGAACGCTTGGCTGCTGGTAGAGATGGGCAGCGCCACCGCGGACCTGGAAACAACCCTGGCTCGGGCCGAGGACCTAGCACAAGCCGCCAACACCCGCGCCACCCTGGTGCTGCCACCCTCCACGCAAGCCACGAAACTGTGGCGGATTCGCGCTGATGGGGCCGGGTTGGGCGGGCGGACTCCCTTGAACCCGGACGGATCCGGCAACGACCCGGCCTGGCCGGGCTGGGAGGACGCGGCGGTTCCGCCTCAGAACCTAGCGGCATACCTGCGAGATTTCACTGATTTGATGCGGGAAATGAACGTGGACGGAATGCTTTACGGGCACCTCGGGGACGGCTGCCTGCATGTGCGGTTGAACCTGCCGTTGGGGGCGGAGGCTGGGCAAGGGCGTTCTCGGGAGTTCCTGGAGCGTGCCGCTGACCTGGTCGGTAAACATCACGGCTCGCTTTCGGGCGAGCACGGGGATGGCCGGGCTCGCTCCGAATTGTTGCCGCGAATGTATTCCCCCGCGTTGATTCGTTTATTTAAGCAGGTCAAAGCGCTGTTTGACCCACGGGGTTTGATGAATCCAGGGGTGCTGGTGGATCCCGATCCACTGGACGCGAACCTGCGGCTGGCGGGGGCTCGGACCATTCCGGCCCTGCCCGGTTCGGGCTTTACTTTTCCGAAAGACACGGACTTTACCGCGGCGGTGCATCGCTGCACCGGTGTTGGCAAATGTTTGGCAATGGACCAGGTCAACGGCGCTTGGATGTGCCCCAGCTACCTGGCTACCGGCCAAGAACAGGACGCCACGCGCGGGCGCGCCCGGGTGCTGCAAGAAGTCACGAACGGCACGCTCATTCGAGATTTCCGCGACCCGAACCTGTTGCGAGCCCTCGATTTGTGTCTGGCGTGTAAGGCCTGTTCCGCGGCCTGTCCGACCGGGATTGACATGGCGGCCTATAAGTCCGAGTCGCTGTATCGGGCCTATCGCCGGAGATTGCGGCCGCGTTCGCATTATCTGTTGGGTCGTCTGCCGGGCTGGCTGCGTTTGGCGCGCCGGATACCCGGCGGTGCGGGCCTGGCCAACAGCGTTTTCGGGGTCGCGTGGATTCGCCACCTGGTGTTTCGGATGTTCGGGCTGGATCCGCGTCGGCAGATGGCGCATTTTAACCCTGAGTCGTTCCGGGCTTGGGCGAGGCGGCGCGGAGGAAACGCTGCGGAACCGGAATTTGGAGCGAACGGGCTTGTGAATGCGGATATGAGGCAGACGCCGGAGGTTGCGAGGCAGGTCAATGTCGTTTCCTCGACGGCGAGCGAGGAGACCCGGCCCACCAGCGAGGCTAAACCGTGGGTGGCGGTGTGGGCGGATTCTTTCTCAGAGGGGATTGCTCCCGATGGTGCCAAGGCCGTGGTGGAGCTGCTGGAAACGGCGGGATACCAGGTTTACATTCCGCCCCAAGCCTGCTGCGGGCTGACCTACGTGACGACCGGACAGCTGGACAAAGCCCGGCGCAACATGCGGCGCTTGTGCCAGATTCTGGGGCCGCTGGCGGTCAACGGGATTCCGATTGTCGGCGTGGAGCCGTCCTGTACCGCGACCCTGCGCGACGACCTGGAACGTTTACTGCCCGACGATCCGCGTGCCCACGCGATTGCCCAGGCCACACGCACTTTGGCGGAACTGCTCAGCGACCCGGACACCGCGCCGAACCCGGACGTATGGAAGCTGCCGGATTTGCGAGGCGTGCAGGTTGTCGCCCAGCCGCATTGCCACCACTACAGCGTCCTGGGTTGGGAAACCGACCGCAAGTTGCTGGCGGCCACCGGAGCGGAAGTTGTGGAACTGGCGGGCTGCTGCGGCATGGCGGGCAATTTCGGCATGGAACGCGGTCACATTGAGGTGTCGAAACGGATTGCGGAGCACGCTTTGCTGCCCGCCCTGCGCGAACACCCGAACGCGATTTTCTTGGCTGACGGCTTCAGTTGCCGCACCCAAGCGGAACAGCTGGCCGGCAGCCAAGGGATTCACCTGGCCCGCCTGCTGCTGGGCCCCAGCTCCCGCGTCGAGGCCTAG
- a CDS encoding cell wall-binding repeat-containing protein, whose translation MLVFALVGIGPVAPAQAGTSDTPPGYPPTEVHRLLPPTPADQLDRATPLVNSPEKGSTQAGQIPDPHPATVQIVIGPGPDGMASMCSGVWVAPNMVLTAAHCFKNLPQGPARVFAANSQVPASKPLATGVTWDSTTQGDVALMVTTPANHPIAPVSAAVQPPSTPLYICGQNYIIKESATIDGVSQMIGGKANYCANVNTLDAHTAQRFQIPAGGNILATVPMAVDKGDSGGPLYNAAGEVVGITSSKSNASFTNNSEQLLFNAASPMSRFAPWLMSLGVPVRGASSGTLEFKQLPPHITRVSGANRMDTSGMIADASPNVETLILTTGLIAADGLAATQLAGVTSSALVLSNSRDHLDPQALKALDKFGLRRVVRVGGTVGLSAADRALIQAKGLELVELIGADRFDTARIVAQYRDSLGGAPSAVLVADGINFPDALAAGAAAGALQASLVLSSGNTLPPATQGYLNPLLTSTKIITVGGPAQSAVASAGINASATYTGADRYETALGLATSLDLGRGVNGLVMVSGRNFPDALSAGAYTVKQGAKLVLVPPAGSKPAFLQGLWASAGSHGVIVGGAGALSDQDVAWALQ comes from the coding sequence ATGTTGGTTTTCGCTCTCGTTGGTATTGGTCCGGTCGCGCCCGCACAAGCCGGGACCAGCGACACCCCGCCAGGTTACCCACCAACCGAGGTTCACCGGCTCCTCCCGCCCACCCCTGCTGACCAACTCGACCGCGCGACACCCCTTGTGAACTCCCCAGAAAAGGGCTCCACCCAGGCCGGACAGATTCCTGACCCGCACCCCGCCACCGTCCAAATTGTTATCGGACCGGGTCCGGACGGAATGGCGTCCATGTGCTCCGGAGTTTGGGTCGCGCCCAACATGGTGCTGACCGCGGCTCACTGTTTTAAGAACTTGCCCCAAGGGCCGGCGCGGGTTTTTGCCGCTAACTCTCAAGTTCCCGCTAGCAAACCCCTAGCCACCGGCGTAACTTGGGACAGCACCACGCAAGGCGACGTGGCACTGATGGTGACCACCCCGGCGAATCACCCCATCGCCCCGGTCAGCGCGGCGGTGCAACCTCCCAGCACTCCCCTGTATATTTGCGGGCAAAACTACATCATTAAGGAATCCGCCACCATCGACGGCGTCTCCCAAATGATTGGCGGCAAAGCAAACTACTGCGCCAACGTCAACACTTTGGACGCCCACACCGCCCAGCGTTTCCAGATTCCCGCTGGTGGCAACATCCTGGCCACCGTGCCGATGGCGGTAGATAAAGGCGACTCCGGCGGGCCTCTGTACAATGCGGCTGGCGAAGTGGTCGGCATCACCAGCTCGAAATCCAATGCGTCCTTCACGAACAACAGCGAACAGCTGCTGTTTAACGCCGCCTCGCCGATGTCGCGTTTTGCCCCCTGGCTGATGAGTTTAGGGGTGCCGGTGCGCGGCGCGAGCAGCGGCACTTTGGAGTTCAAGCAGCTCCCGCCGCACATTACACGGGTCAGTGGCGCCAACCGGATGGATACTTCCGGGATGATTGCCGACGCTTCACCCAACGTGGAAACGCTGATTCTCACCACCGGTTTGATTGCCGCTGACGGTTTGGCTGCAACGCAGCTGGCCGGGGTCACGAGCTCCGCGTTGGTGCTGTCGAATTCCCGCGACCACTTGGATCCCCAAGCCCTGAAAGCCTTAGATAAATTCGGGCTGCGCCGGGTCGTGCGCGTGGGCGGGACCGTGGGGCTGAGCGCTGCCGACCGGGCGCTGATTCAGGCTAAAGGTCTGGAATTGGTGGAACTCATCGGCGCGGATCGTTTTGACACCGCCCGGATAGTCGCGCAATATCGCGATTCTCTGGGAGGCGCGCCCAGCGCGGTCTTGGTGGCTGACGGCATCAACTTCCCTGACGCCCTGGCTGCCGGAGCCGCGGCCGGAGCGCTGCAGGCCTCCCTGGTGCTGTCTAGCGGAAACACCCTCCCCCCTGCCACCCAAGGCTACCTGAACCCCCTTTTGACCAGCACTAAAATCATCACGGTCGGCGGTCCGGCGCAGTCTGCCGTCGCTTCGGCCGGTATCAACGCGAGCGCGACCTACACCGGGGCGGATCGCTACGAAACCGCCCTCGGCCTCGCCACCAGCCTTGACCTGGGACGCGGCGTAAACGGCCTGGTGATGGTGTCGGGACGGAACTTCCCGGACGCCCTTTCCGCCGGAGCCTACACGGTCAAGCAAGGCGCGAAACTTGTGCTGGTACCCCCGGCCGGGTCAAAACCCGCGTTCTTGCAGGGCTTGTGGGCCTCCGCCGGCTCCCACGGTGTCATCGTGGGCGGTGCCGGCGCGCTGTCCGACCAGGACGTGGCGTGGGCGCTGCAATAG
- a CDS encoding VTT domain-containing protein: protein MVFTANLLDWLKDPGALLEHLISAYGVWMVAIVALIVFIESGVLFPVLPGDSMLFALGLLQDRMPMNLAVILFVLIVAAIAGAQVGYWFGLLFGERFFKPDARVLKTEYLQTAQVFFRKWGGPAVVLGRFVPFVRTFVPIAAGIGRYGWAHFTLWNVIGSIAWTGVFIVAGISLGGVPFIRNNVELIAVIIIAVSVIPIALGILKKALSKPSDSQETGKSNIH, encoded by the coding sequence ATGGTTTTCACTGCGAATTTGCTGGACTGGCTGAAAGACCCCGGCGCCCTGTTGGAACACCTCATCTCGGCTTACGGGGTGTGGATGGTGGCCATCGTCGCCCTAATCGTGTTCATCGAGTCAGGAGTGCTATTCCCGGTGCTTCCCGGCGATTCGATGCTGTTTGCGCTGGGTTTGCTGCAAGACCGGATGCCGATGAACCTCGCTGTGATTCTGTTCGTGCTGATTGTGGCGGCAATCGCCGGAGCCCAGGTCGGCTACTGGTTCGGGCTGCTGTTTGGCGAGCGGTTTTTCAAACCCGACGCGCGCGTACTGAAAACCGAGTATTTGCAGACTGCCCAAGTGTTCTTTCGCAAGTGGGGTGGGCCCGCGGTAGTGCTGGGCCGTTTCGTTCCTTTCGTGCGTACTTTTGTGCCTATCGCGGCCGGAATCGGTCGTTACGGCTGGGCGCACTTCACCCTGTGGAATGTCATCGGCAGTATCGCCTGGACCGGCGTGTTCATCGTCGCCGGTATTTCGCTAGGGGGAGTGCCCTTTATCCGCAACAACGTGGAGCTCATCGCTGTCATCATCATTGCGGTGTCAGTCATTCCCATCGCGTTGGGGATTCTGAAAAAGGCTCTGAGTAAACCCTCGGATAGCCAGGAGACTGGGAAAAGTAACATACACTAG
- a CDS encoding AI-2E family transporter → MEKKPLLNAGAEFRRGWWREVISRRDTQNRVPNFDGLEPTAPPEVENGPNSAYSVSWRIRVAASWAWRFLVIVAALGLILYGITKVSIIFVPLAVALLLTLLLEPMHFRLQKWHVPKTLSAVISLLVGVGLVVAMIWIATSQLAHGAPALLAKAGGGFDKALAWLSDGPLDLDQAQIDKYFKELTAQITAFATKYSSSIASSALSVTSSVASVVTTILISLFCLFFFLKDGRQIWIWLIRMLPVPAREPVHEAAIRGWTTLNGYIRAQALVALVDSVFISIGAAILGAGSMTIPLALLIFIGSFIPIVGAVTTGAIAVLILLLDKGFMAAVIMLIVILAVQQIESNVLQPMLMSNAVSLHPLAVLLGVTAGTFLAGIIGALLVVPIIAFCNTVVLYLTGHDSMPELSTRHDRIGGAPGTVHAQVAASYIGGSKKDTAKVMESQELSRQQAGALASSPADGSPDRTGDAPALSDTSAGDNRAGADEPATRTGDGSVANPDDPAFPEKPEP, encoded by the coding sequence ATGGAGAAAAAACCGTTATTAAACGCCGGAGCCGAGTTTAGACGCGGGTGGTGGCGCGAGGTCATTTCCCGGCGGGACACGCAAAATCGAGTTCCCAACTTTGACGGACTGGAACCGACTGCCCCGCCCGAAGTGGAAAACGGCCCGAACTCGGCATATTCGGTGTCTTGGCGGATTCGGGTGGCGGCCAGTTGGGCGTGGCGTTTCCTGGTCATCGTCGCGGCGCTAGGGCTGATTCTGTACGGAATCACGAAAGTTTCCATCATTTTCGTGCCCCTCGCGGTTGCCCTGTTGTTGACGTTGCTGCTGGAGCCGATGCATTTCCGGTTGCAAAAGTGGCATGTTCCCAAGACTTTATCCGCGGTCATTTCCCTGTTGGTGGGTGTAGGGCTGGTTGTGGCAATGATTTGGATTGCGACCTCCCAGCTGGCTCACGGTGCGCCTGCCCTGCTGGCGAAAGCCGGGGGCGGCTTCGACAAGGCCCTGGCGTGGTTGAGCGATGGTCCTCTGGATCTGGACCAGGCGCAAATTGATAAATATTTTAAAGAGCTGACCGCTCAAATCACTGCCTTTGCCACCAAGTATTCTTCCTCCATTGCGTCCTCGGCGCTGTCGGTGACTTCTTCGGTCGCCAGCGTGGTCACCACCATCTTGATTTCGCTTTTCTGCCTGTTCTTTTTCCTCAAGGACGGTCGCCAGATTTGGATTTGGTTGATTCGGATGCTGCCGGTTCCCGCCCGCGAGCCGGTTCACGAGGCGGCGATTCGCGGCTGGACCACGCTCAATGGCTACATCAGAGCCCAGGCGCTGGTGGCTTTGGTGGATTCCGTGTTTATTTCCATCGGGGCAGCGATTCTGGGCGCCGGGTCGATGACTATCCCGCTGGCTTTGCTCATTTTCATTGGCTCCTTCATCCCGATTGTTGGTGCGGTCACCACCGGGGCTATCGCCGTGTTGATTCTGCTGTTGGATAAAGGTTTCATGGCGGCCGTCATCATGCTGATTGTGATTTTGGCGGTGCAACAGATTGAATCCAACGTGCTACAGCCGATGCTGATGTCCAACGCGGTCAGTCTGCATCCGCTGGCAGTGCTGCTGGGCGTGACGGCAGGAACCTTCCTGGCTGGAATTATCGGAGCTTTGCTGGTGGTGCCGATTATAGCGTTCTGTAACACCGTGGTTCTGTACCTGACCGGACACGATTCGATGCCGGAATTGTCCACTCGCCACGACCGTATCGGCGGGGCTCCCGGAACAGTTCACGCCCAGGTGGCCGCGTCCTACATTGGCGGGTCCAAGAAGGACACCGCGAAAGTCATGGAATCCCAGGAGCTTTCCCGGCAACAGGCCGGCGCGCTGGCTTCGTCTCCCGCGGATGGTTCGCCCGACCGGACTGGTGACGCCCCGGCCTTGTCGGACACCTCGGCTGGCGACAACAGGGCTGGTGCGGACGAACCGGCCACCCGCACTGGTGATGGCTCCGTAGCAAACCCTGACGACCCGGCCTTTCCCGAAAAACCTGAGCCGTAA
- a CDS encoding cell surface protein, translating to MSLFEYDQGHLIPAQFGHPVGPEAQGEILDSIRRQVLEVIARPLFPVTWNDMTVTPVSGMPGEFAQPGASPGSGVPGADETANGYPQESPRLTALDGSGQVVLVEVVNRLDSAGLIAALARLGAVSNLGWNDLAAAYPGGVSAFRSGWTQFRDAMPPNLAAGPRLILVATEIDPDVRPALDALTPSGLEVHHVSVREMSNGRRFLDVQRVASSLFSHDTNLLAGRGARIPAITSATDEDVQNVEFMASEVDSSPDQGPSVGFADLATPMAASPVSGTAVSGVEPAAPEVEAVSEPASPAPEPVAPALETTGDSSNPVDEPELQTGSISRHSIMEAARGSGVSPLASAEDEEPVESLFTTHHGSVAETDVPSFADIISGTDTGEFQTAHHSHRAPASEQTLAAEAQAQAGNDSAQSEQPAESASLEEPGAAQSDRTDLLNRDAAGLSVIAQVTGEDTPLIALVNFDGSAAEVNATLAERGVIVLEGREFDDPSEAARELGQDVDGWEFWHLGFIDGPTLAEAQAEINAEIERNR from the coding sequence ATGTCGCTGTTTGAGTATGACCAAGGTCACCTGATTCCGGCCCAGTTTGGCCATCCCGTAGGCCCGGAAGCCCAAGGTGAGATTCTGGATTCTATCCGCCGTCAGGTCCTCGAAGTTATTGCTCGCCCGCTTTTTCCCGTGACTTGGAACGATATGACTGTGACGCCGGTGTCCGGGATGCCCGGAGAATTTGCGCAACCTGGGGCGTCACCAGGGTCGGGGGTTCCTGGCGCGGACGAGACGGCCAACGGTTATCCCCAAGAATCCCCGCGTTTGACCGCTTTGGACGGTTCCGGTCAGGTCGTGCTGGTCGAAGTGGTGAATCGGCTGGATTCCGCAGGTTTGATTGCAGCTTTGGCGCGGCTCGGAGCCGTGTCGAACTTGGGATGGAACGATTTGGCTGCCGCTTATCCCGGCGGGGTCAGCGCTTTCCGTTCCGGTTGGACGCAATTCCGCGATGCTATGCCCCCGAACTTGGCGGCTGGGCCGCGCCTGATATTGGTCGCCACCGAGATTGACCCGGATGTGCGCCCCGCCTTGGATGCTTTGACCCCTTCGGGGCTGGAAGTCCATCATGTCAGCGTGCGCGAGATGTCCAACGGGCGCCGCTTCCTGGACGTGCAGCGGGTCGCGTCCTCGCTGTTCAGTCACGATACGAATCTGTTGGCGGGCCGGGGAGCTCGCATTCCCGCGATTACTTCCGCTACCGATGAGGATGTGCAAAACGTGGAGTTTATGGCATCCGAAGTGGATTCCAGTCCGGACCAGGGGCCGAGCGTAGGCTTTGCCGACCTGGCGACCCCGATGGCGGCCAGTCCGGTTTCCGGGACGGCTGTGTCAGGCGTAGAGCCCGCAGCCCCCGAAGTCGAGGCGGTTTCAGAGCCAGCGTCACCCGCGCCGGAGCCGGTAGCACCCGCCCTTGAGACAACGGGGGACAGTTCGAATCCAGTCGACGAACCCGAACTGCAAACCGGTTCAATCTCACGCCATTCCATTATGGAAGCGGCCCGGGGTTCCGGGGTGTCCCCGCTGGCTTCAGCAGAAGACGAAGAGCCGGTCGAGTCGCTGTTCACCACCCATCACGGTAGCGTTGCCGAGACTGATGTACCGTCCTTCGCGGACATTATTTCCGGCACCGATACCGGAGAATTCCAGACGGCTCATCATTCCCACCGGGCTCCCGCTAGCGAACAGACCCTGGCGGCAGAAGCACAGGCGCAGGCCGGGAACGATTCTGCGCAATCCGAGCAACCCGCCGAGTCGGCTAGCCTGGAGGAGCCCGGCGCGGCCCAATCTGACAGAACCGACCTGCTGAACCGTGACGCTGCCGGACTCAGTGTCATTGCCCAGGTGACCGGCGAAGATACGCCGCTCATTGCCCTGGTGAACTTTGACGGAAGCGCGGCCGAAGTCAACGCTACCCTCGCCGAGCGCGGGGTCATTGTCTTGGAAGGCCGCGAATTTGACGATCCCAGCGAGGCGGCTCGCGAGCTCGGCCAAGATGTCGACGGGTGGGAGTTCTGGCACCTGGGCTTCATCGATGGTCCGACCCTCGCCGAAGCCCAAGCCGAAATCAATGCTGAAATCGAGCGTAATCGCTAG